In Geminocystis sp. NIES-3708, a single window of DNA contains:
- the tnpA gene encoding IS200/IS605 family transposase, whose translation MALWRLYYHLVWDTKDRLPLILPKYKDDLYNYIIGKSNHFGCIVHGVNGMPDHLHVIVSIPPKISISEYVQKIKGSTSHYLTEKYFSSFQWQKGYGVFSISHKNLDQAIAYVKNQKKHHANSRIITILEEIKNEDDPPLKYSQK comes from the coding sequence GTGGCTTTATGGCGTTTATATTATCATCTTGTTTGGGATACAAAAGATAGACTTCCTTTAATCTTACCTAAGTATAAAGATGATTTATACAATTATATAATTGGCAAATCTAATCATTTTGGTTGTATTGTTCATGGTGTTAATGGAATGCCTGATCATCTTCATGTTATTGTTTCTATTCCGCCTAAAATATCTATTTCTGAATATGTGCAAAAAATTAAAGGCAGTACTTCTCATTATCTCACAGAAAAATATTTTTCCTCTTTTCAATGGCAAAAAGGTTACGGAGTTTTTTCTATTAGTCACAAAAATTTAGATCAGGCGATCGCATACGTTAAAAATCAAAAAAAACACCACGCAAATTCTAGGATTATTACCATATTAGAAGAAATCAAAAATGAAGATGATCCTCCTCTTAAATATTCTCAAAAATAA